From the Mycoplasmatota bacterium genome, one window contains:
- the leuS gene encoding leucine--tRNA ligase, with amino-acid sequence MTYHHKKVEKKWQDYWINNKTFKTRDDAEKEKFYCLDMFPYPSGAGLHVGHPEGYTATDIVSRMKRMQGYNVLHPMGWDAFGLPAEQYAIKTGNDPREFTTQNTDNFRRQIQSLGLSYDWDKELNTTDPQFFKTTQYIFTLLFKKGLAEIREENVNWCEELGTVLANEEVLNDNGIMVSEVGGFPVVKRPMKQWVLKITKYADRLLEDLDTLDWPNGLKEMQRNWIGKSVGAKILFKVNNYDLDIEVFTTRADTLFGASYVVLSPEHPFVKEITTDENKLAVEEYIATSKAKTELERTELNKEKTGVFTGGYAIHPVTKELLPIWIGDYVLISYGTGAVMAVPGHDERDYEFAKKYDLPIIQVVKGDISKKAYTGDDEHINSSFLNGLHNEEAIAKMIEYLEEHNLGAKKINYKLRDWLFSRQRYWGEPFPVIHWEDGTITVLDESELPLALPEVSNFKPSNTGESPLAKATDWLDVVREDGVKGRRETNTMPQWAGSCWYYIGYILNQGDGSFLPLASEEAKKRLEKWLPVDLYVGGAEHAVGHLLYARFWHKVLYDCGLLHNKEPFQKLFNQGMILGENNEKMSKSRGNVINPDDIVLSHGADSLRIYEMFMGPLDASKPWSTTGLDGARRFLERVWRLFVTEENTQSSHIIDKENDKLTRIYHQTVKKVTEDYETLNFNTAISQMMIFVNEAYKAEYMPREYALGFIKLLNPIAPHITEEIWSILGNHDTISYEAWPTYDETKLVAETIEIAVQINGKLRDRIHVTPDTIEEEVKALALSQENVIRHTENKQIRKVIYVKNKIVNIVVS; translated from the coding sequence ATGACTTATCATCATAAAAAAGTCGAGAAGAAATGGCAAGATTATTGGATTAATAACAAAACATTCAAAACCAGAGATGATGCAGAAAAAGAAAAATTTTATTGCTTAGATATGTTTCCATATCCATCAGGAGCAGGGCTACATGTAGGCCATCCTGAAGGATATACAGCAACTGATATTGTGTCACGCATGAAAAGAATGCAAGGATATAATGTTTTACATCCTATGGGGTGGGATGCATTTGGCTTACCAGCTGAACAATATGCGATAAAGACAGGAAATGATCCAAGAGAATTTACGACGCAAAATACTGACAATTTTCGTCGTCAAATTCAATCATTAGGATTAAGTTATGATTGGGATAAAGAGTTAAATACGACGGATCCTCAATTTTTTAAAACAACACAGTATATTTTCACTTTACTTTTTAAAAAAGGATTAGCAGAAATTAGAGAAGAGAATGTCAATTGGTGTGAAGAATTAGGAACCGTATTAGCTAATGAAGAAGTATTAAATGATAATGGCATTATGGTATCTGAAGTTGGTGGATTCCCTGTTGTGAAACGTCCAATGAAACAATGGGTGTTAAAAATAACTAAATATGCTGATCGTTTGCTAGAAGATTTAGATACATTAGATTGGCCTAATGGACTTAAAGAAATGCAGCGTAATTGGATTGGAAAAAGCGTTGGAGCTAAAATCCTCTTTAAGGTAAATAATTATGATTTAGATATCGAAGTTTTTACAACAAGAGCAGATACTCTATTTGGGGCATCTTATGTTGTCTTATCGCCAGAACATCCATTTGTAAAAGAGATTACAACAGATGAAAATAAGTTAGCTGTAGAAGAATATATTGCTACTTCAAAAGCAAAAACTGAGTTAGAAAGAACCGAATTGAATAAAGAAAAAACGGGTGTATTCACTGGTGGTTATGCAATTCATCCCGTTACGAAAGAATTACTTCCAATATGGATTGGTGATTATGTGCTTATTAGTTATGGAACAGGTGCAGTTATGGCAGTACCTGGACATGATGAAAGAGATTATGAATTTGCTAAAAAATACGATTTACCAATTATTCAAGTCGTAAAAGGTGATATATCAAAAAAAGCATACACAGGTGATGATGAACACATTAATTCTTCATTCCTTAATGGTTTACATAATGAAGAAGCAATCGCTAAAATGATTGAGTATTTAGAAGAACATAACTTAGGTGCAAAAAAGATCAATTATAAATTAAGAGATTGGTTGTTTAGTCGTCAACGTTATTGGGGAGAACCATTCCCAGTGATTCATTGGGAAGATGGAACCATAACCGTGTTAGATGAAAGTGAATTACCACTTGCTTTACCTGAAGTAAGTAACTTTAAACCTTCAAATACAGGTGAGAGTCCACTTGCTAAAGCAACTGATTGGTTAGATGTCGTAAGAGAAGATGGCGTTAAAGGCCGACGAGAAACCAATACAATGCCACAGTGGGCAGGAAGTTGTTGGTATTATATAGGATATATTTTAAATCAAGGGGATGGAAGTTTCCTTCCATTAGCTAGTGAAGAAGCGAAAAAACGCCTAGAAAAATGGTTGCCAGTTGATCTATATGTAGGTGGAGCTGAGCATGCTGTTGGTCATTTGCTTTATGCAAGATTTTGGCATAAAGTGTTATATGATTGTGGACTTCTTCATAATAAAGAACCATTCCAAAAGCTATTTAATCAAGGGATGATTTTAGGTGAAAACAATGAGAAGATGAGCAAATCAAGAGGAAATGTGATTAACCCTGATGATATCGTTCTATCTCATGGAGCAGATAGTTTACGCATTTACGAAATGTTTATGGGTCCACTCGATGCTAGTAAACCATGGAGTACAACAGGTCTTGATGGAGCAAGACGTTTCTTAGAAAGAGTATGGCGTTTATTTGTGACAGAAGAAAATACTCAATCAAGTCATATCATTGATAAAGAAAATGATAAGTTAACGCGAATTTACCATCAAACCGTAAAAAAAGTTACTGAAGATTATGAAACTCTAAACTTTAATACAGCAATATCTCAAATGATGATTTTTGTGAATGAGGCGTATAAAGCTGAATATATGCCACGTGAATATGCTTTAGGATTTATAAAACTATTGAATCCAATTGCACCACATATTACAGAAGAAATTTGGTCAATATTAGGTAATCATGACACAATCAGTTATGAAGCATGGCCAACTTATGATGAAACAAAATTGGTTGCAGAAACGATTGAAATCGCGGTTCAAATTAATGGAAAATTAAGAGATAGAATTCATGTAACACCTGATACTATAGAAGAAGAGGTAAAAGCCTTAGCTTTAAGTCAAGAAAATGTGATAAGACATACAGAAAATAAACAAATTCGTAAAGTCATTTATGTTAAAAATAAAATCGTCAATATTGTAGTAAGTTAG
- a CDS encoding DUF1189 family protein has product MTEKLNKILFHPSTLNQFKHTHLLKVLLYLLILSLFSIIVPIIDRIKSPELTIADKSQVEILYGFNFDNAKDLPDCSLNNGTYTCEDEASETKEIGVVLNLFNIVSDVDDTMGHSNYYYTVKLTEKNIKIKDRFGTEVIINYKDTPSKWQSFDFKEIKASNNPSDSLFLLFIRGFNQILVKLTPIILAINITFSFIIKSLEILLYSLLFYLFYKRFQFKFIELFKITIFAHTLPVTIGVILDLLQFNVVNTFMIPTLTFIYVYIAIYSSLPKNKEF; this is encoded by the coding sequence ATGACAGAAAAATTAAATAAAATATTATTTCACCCATCAACATTAAATCAATTTAAACACACCCATCTTTTAAAAGTTCTCCTATATTTATTAATATTATCGTTATTTTCTATTATTGTACCGATTATCGATAGGATAAAAAGTCCTGAATTAACAATAGCGGATAAATCACAAGTAGAAATTCTATATGGTTTTAATTTTGATAACGCAAAGGATTTACCTGATTGTTCATTGAATAATGGGACATATACTTGTGAAGATGAGGCATCAGAGACCAAAGAAATTGGGGTTGTTTTGAATTTGTTTAATATCGTCTCAGATGTAGATGATACGATGGGTCATTCAAATTATTATTATACGGTAAAATTAACTGAAAAAAACATAAAAATCAAAGATAGATTTGGTACAGAAGTCATTATTAATTATAAAGACACACCAAGTAAGTGGCAAAGTTTCGATTTTAAAGAAATTAAAGCATCTAATAATCCAAGTGATAGTTTATTCCTTTTATTTATCCGTGGGTTTAATCAAATACTAGTTAAATTAACACCAATTATTTTAGCAATTAATATAACATTTTCATTTATAATAAAATCACTTGAAATTTTATTATATAGTTTATTATTTTATTTGTTTTATAAACGTTTTCAATTTAAATTTATAGAATTATTTAAGATAACTATCTTTGCACATACCTTACCAGTAACTATTGGAGTTATATTAGATTTACTTCAATTTAATGTCGTTAATACTTTTATGATACCAACATTAACCTTTATTTATGTTTATATCGCTATCTATTCATCTCTACCAAAAAACAAAGAATTTTAA
- a CDS encoding UDP-N-acetylmuramoyl-L-alanyl-D-glutamate--2,6-diaminopimelate ligase → MLSKDVLRNVEILYRSDNYHDFINIEYLTENTFDVKEHSCFICIKGNKFDSHELLHTFTIKPILIIANKQIKTDIPYVIVSDTLSVLPLICANFFENPTHHLDLIGITGTDGKTTTALIIKQLIDNFKSCAYIGTNGFMFQQIQLKNSLTTPKPNILQQFLSEVLKKKIPYATLEVSSQGLDLHRVDYLKFKVAVFTNLTHEHLDYHKTIENYFLSKLKLFQMLSEESYAVVNLDSEPYASKIMTETKAKVLTYGKHVDSDFRISHTKTTFKETTFDLILKDEIYKNIRLNLFGDYNVYNVTAALATCHALGFSLDNMIPKLQSLQEIDGRMHIVNCGQPFPVIIDFAHTPNALNSLLSNISQVKGKNLTVVFGSAGERDQSKRPLMGKVVDAYASNIILTSEDPKSEDTLDIISDITKGIKNVFKVSVIPNRKKAIIKALEMATHDDIVVITGKGNEKYEIFNGYIIEHNDIDIVENYLQDKYQEQYIYSIANM, encoded by the coding sequence GTGCTTAGTAAGGATGTATTAAGAAATGTAGAAATATTATATCGAAGTGATAATTACCATGATTTTATAAACATAGAATACTTAACAGAAAATACATTTGATGTAAAAGAACATTCTTGCTTTATTTGCATAAAAGGGAATAAGTTTGATAGTCATGAACTCCTACATACATTTACTATCAAACCTATATTAATAATAGCGAATAAACAGATTAAAACTGATATTCCTTATGTGATTGTTTCTGATACTTTAAGCGTATTACCTTTAATTTGTGCTAATTTTTTTGAAAATCCAACCCATCACTTAGATTTAATAGGAATAACTGGGACAGATGGAAAAACAACGACCGCGCTTATTATTAAACAATTAATTGATAACTTTAAATCTTGCGCTTATATTGGCACAAATGGATTTATGTTTCAACAAATCCAATTAAAAAATTCATTAACGACTCCTAAACCAAATATACTTCAACAATTTTTATCTGAAGTCCTTAAGAAAAAAATACCTTATGCAACTCTTGAAGTTTCAAGTCAGGGTTTAGATCTACATCGTGTTGATTACCTTAAATTTAAAGTTGCGGTTTTTACCAACTTAACACACGAACATCTTGACTATCATAAAACCATTGAAAATTATTTTCTATCAAAATTAAAATTATTTCAAATGCTTAGTGAAGAAAGTTATGCTGTGGTTAATTTAGATAGTGAGCCATATGCCTCTAAAATTATGACTGAAACAAAAGCAAAGGTCCTTACTTATGGTAAACATGTTGATAGTGACTTTCGTATTAGTCATACCAAAACAACTTTTAAAGAAACAACATTTGATTTAATCCTAAAGGATGAAATTTACAAAAATATACGTTTAAACCTTTTTGGTGATTATAATGTATATAATGTAACCGCTGCTTTAGCAACCTGCCATGCCTTAGGATTTTCTCTTGATAATATGATACCAAAACTTCAGTCGCTTCAAGAAATTGATGGTAGAATGCATATTGTCAATTGTGGACAACCATTTCCTGTCATAATTGATTTTGCACATACACCAAATGCTTTAAACAGTTTGCTGTCTAATATTAGTCAAGTAAAGGGTAAAAACTTAACGGTAGTTTTTGGAAGTGCAGGTGAACGAGATCAATCAAAACGCCCATTAATGGGTAAAGTCGTTGATGCTTATGCTTCAAATATTATTTTGACAAGTGAAGATCCAAAAAGCGAAGATACACTTGACATCATTTCCGATATAACTAAAGGAATTAAGAATGTGTTTAAAGTTAGTGTTATTCCTAATCGTAAAAAAGCAATCATAAAAGCGTTAGAAATGGCCACACACGATGATATTGTTGTTATCACTGGAAAAGGAAATGAAAAATATGAAATTTTTAATGGTTATATTATTGAACATAATGATATTGATATTGTCGAAAATTATCTTCAAGATAAATATCAGGAACAATACATTTATAGTATTGCCAATATGTAG
- a CDS encoding TIGR01212 family radical SAM protein (This family includes YhcC from E. coli K-12, an uncharacterized radical SAM protein.), translated as MNLIYKQKRYYSLSEYYKNRFQQKVFKVSLNANFTCPNKTGKSGYGGCTYCSPLGSGDYAGDKHDNLLSQFDIIKEMMHKKWPEAKYIAYFQANTNTYAPVSELRKKFELVLNYHPDIVGLAISTRPDCLEDDIVDYLAELNQKTKLFVELGLQTIHDKTSKLINRGHDYHTFVEGVKKLRKHNIEVIVHIINGLPYETQDEMLETVKELVKLDIQGIKIHLLHVIKNTKMGKDYLINPFPLMTKEAYVDTVVKQLELIPPHVVIHRLTGDAVREDLIGPMWSLKKWEVLNAIDHELKVRKTYQGRCYHES; from the coding sequence ATGAATTTAATCTATAAACAAAAAAGATATTACAGTTTAAGTGAATATTATAAAAATAGATTTCAACAAAAAGTATTTAAAGTTTCATTAAATGCGAATTTTACCTGTCCAAATAAAACAGGTAAATCTGGATATGGAGGATGTACCTATTGTTCTCCTTTAGGAAGTGGTGATTATGCAGGAGATAAGCATGATAATCTCTTATCTCAATTTGACATAATTAAAGAGATGATGCATAAAAAATGGCCTGAAGCCAAATATATTGCTTATTTTCAAGCAAACACCAATACTTATGCACCTGTTTCTGAGTTAAGAAAGAAGTTTGAACTTGTCCTAAACTACCATCCTGACATTGTTGGTTTAGCTATTTCAACTCGTCCTGATTGTTTAGAGGACGATATTGTAGACTATTTAGCTGAGTTAAATCAAAAAACGAAGTTATTTGTCGAATTAGGCTTACAAACCATTCACGACAAAACTTCCAAATTAATAAACAGAGGCCATGATTACCATACATTTGTAGAAGGAGTAAAAAAATTACGGAAACATAATATTGAAGTAATCGTCCATATCATAAATGGACTCCCCTATGAAACCCAAGATGAAATGTTAGAAACTGTAAAAGAACTCGTTAAATTAGATATACAAGGGATTAAAATACATTTACTTCATGTAATTAAAAATACCAAAATGGGAAAAGATTATTTAATCAATCCATTTCCACTTATGACCAAGGAAGCCTATGTTGATACAGTTGTCAAACAACTAGAATTAATCCCACCACATGTTGTCATTCACCGTTTAACAGGGGATGCTGTCAGAGAGGATTTAATAGGACCTATGTGGAGTCTAAAAAAATGGGAAGTACTCAACGCAATTGATCATGAACTTAAAGTAAGAAAGACATATCAAGGACGGTGTTATCATGAATCTTGA